Genomic DNA from Oncorhynchus clarkii lewisi isolate Uvic-CL-2024 chromosome 5, UVic_Ocla_1.0, whole genome shotgun sequence:
CTCCCTTGCTGTGACCAAAatgctccctccatcccttcaccgCTCAGACTGTTCAACCTCCATTCTTGCCTCAACTCCCTGACTTTTTGATCTTCTTgtatcttgttttgttcatttaaatTTGGTTCCTTGTATGTGTTACTGCAATTCAGCTTTTAGCTGCCATAGTACAcaggaaattaaataaataattgtcaTCATCATACATTATGAGGCTGGTTCTGGTCAAACCCACCAATGCAACACGTCGGCTCGATTCAACAGGAGACGCTTGCAACGACCAAGACCCGGATCACTGCAACTCTCGAGGGCAGTCTCTACCAGACAAAGCCCCTGAGGTCATGCAGTATCGCTACTCTGGAACTGCCCTCCAGCCCCAAATGTCAATACCAGAGCAGAGCAATAACAGCATTTCCACTTCCACTTCTCCGCCACAGGCTACTCCAAATGGAGTCGCTCCACCACGGAAATCTCCACCATTAAAAACTACACTGtcaaaactgagcaatcaagaTCTCCTGCTCTTTTGTAGCCAGGTGGGTGGTACTCTTGAACTGCAGCGTGAAAGCCCACTGTTGGCTGAGTGGCATGGGACCACGGTGGGACATCCTGATGCGGACTGTGGCTCTGTTTGCTATTCTCCTAGTACAAAACATGGATCAGAGGTGGCCGGTTTCCAGCCACAATCAAAGCAGGGCTTCTTGAAGGACTGCCTCTCCACATTCTCCAAGAAGGGAACTCCTCCTTCTCTACAGTATACCCACTCCTATCCTCAGAACTCCCTGGTGTCATCGTCATCACGGTTTTTCAGGCAGAAACCAAGTCAAGAGGATCCCTCAACAGGGACCGTCAATCCCGAGAAGGATAATTTCACATCCCGATGCAGAGGAGAAGACGGGCTGAAGGAGTATAATCAATGGCAGCAGCAGACCCATAATCATTTCAAGATTAAAGAGCATAACCTACCACCAGTCTCGACTACTGAAAAAACAGAGCCTTCACTGAATATACCTCTGAATGGCAATGAGTCAAGTAAAGTTAGGCAGCTCTTGGTTTTGTCTCAATCTCAGGACCAACAGAAACTTCCCTTAGATACACAACACCAATGGATGCTAGGAAACGGTTTACCTAGCTGCTGTGCCAATGAGTGTGGAGTGCATTGTGGAAGCCAACAACCTTACTTAAACCAGCAACTACAGCAACACCCTCAAAGGCAGCATTGTTGTGACCATCTTAGCATTCTAAAATGCCATCAGTGTTCTCTCTACCCATCCAGCAGCAGCCCACGAGGGAAGAATTCATTCCCGGCTACTAGCGACAAAAGCAGTGCTCACTCCTCTTCCAGTAGCCAGCGGTGGCCGGAGAACCATCAACTAGAGGGAGAAGGGCAACGACAAGGGGAGCAACAGGTACATCCTCATACCAAAAAGGTTGGCCATGTTGGTTCAACGCCTTCCCTGTCCAAGAGCAGTAGCCCACTCCCTCCCGACACAGTAGTGACAAGCGCTAAATACAATGGGGATGTTGGGAGACCCCTGAGCAGCTTAGGGGCTTCGCCACCCAACCTTTCAGAGCTGGACTCAGCAAGACAAGAGCCCCTCCAGACTCTCCACAGGTCCGTCCTGGAGGAGGTGTTCTCCAAAGGCCTCAGTGAGGACAATAGTAAGGGCAACagcgagggaggaggagacgcGCCACAGAAGAGGACTAAGGACATTGGCTACAGATTGGGCCAGCGTAGAGCGCTATTTGGAAAGCGCAAACAGCTGAGCGACTATGCCTTGATTTTCGGGATGTTTGGGATTGTTGTCATGGTGACGGAGACGGAACTGTCCTGGGGGGTTTACACGAAGGTAAGAAATGTCTCTATTGCAGTGGATTGACCCGTCATAATGTCATGCAGAATTAGAGGTCTACCATGAATATGAGGCCTAGCGTAATGGTAAGACAAGACATTTTAAAAGAGGGGATCTTAATTGTCTATCTTCTCTGCAGGAATCATCATACTCATTTGCTCTGAAATGCCTCGTCAGCCTTTCAACTGCTGTATTGCTTGGCCTCATTGTGATGTACCATGCACGGGAAATACAGGTGATATGCCACCATCACCATTAATACATTCATTTTACACttattccccttgctctcttTTCCCCCACATCTAAATCTCCTTGTTTGCCCTCCTATCcttacacctacacacacagctcTTCATGGTGGACAATGCAGCTGACGACTGGAGGATTGCTATGACATATGAGCGGATCTTCCTGGTTGTGCTGGAGCTGCTGGTCTGTGCCATCCACCCCATCCCGGGCCAGTACATCTTCACCTGGACAGCCCGGCTGGCCTTCACCTACCCACACTCATTGACCAATGCCGACGTGGACCTCGTCCTCTCCATCCCCATGTTCCTCAGGCTCTACCTAATCGGTCGCGTCATGCTGCTGCACAGCAAGCTTTTCACGGATGCCTCGTCCCGCAGCATCGGCGCCCTCAACAAGATCAACTTCAACACGCGGTTCGTCATGAAGACCCTCATGACCATCTGCCCCGGCACGGTGCTGCTGGTCTTCAGCGTCTCTTGTTGGATCATCGCAGCGTGGACGGTGCGTGTATGTGAGAGGTACAGGCCCCAGACACAGTAGGCATTCCATCAACACTGTATCACTACTACCCAGTACATTTCTCAGTGAAGAAGATCCTTATGTAAGATTAATGCCTCGCTTGATTGGGGTTAGCTCAAGATGTTATGGACTTCTActatgcctctttgcttgatatatAATGAAACATACACAAATGTATGGAATAGAGTATAAGATGTTATACTGTAAAAAAAGAGATACGTGGTTATtataatacatatatatttcTTGTTCCTCCAGGTATCATGACACACAGGAAGTGACTAATAACTTCCTTGGGGCCATGTGGCTCATCTCTATCACCTTTCTCTCCATTGGTTATGGAGACATGGTCCCTCACACTTACTGTGGAAAGGGTGTGTGTCTGCTGACTGGAATCATGGTATGTTTCCTATGCATTCGCAAGTGTCAAAAGAGATCTATGACATTCAGGATGAGGCAGCTCTAAGGTGTTAAGTTCGAATTTCTCAGAGTAAAAACTCAATGGACACTATGAAAActtaaccaagtttattcttcccagaggatcGATACAGCTGCATTAGATAAAAACCTTTTCACACaaacactgatatttaacccttcctcctaggctgagtctcctccgaCACGTCTGTACAAACATTGTATCTTTACTGCTAGGCAGGATCCTAAGTGATACGGGCCATAAACTTTTCTAtctcccttaatgtgacctgacctcgacccccttcatcactaatccatggttctctccccttatcaatgcctgccactttccctacactcagtacattccaagcttaattgcacacaccatataccttcctcctacagataagcattaacttctggtgtagaccctctaaaCCTAAACACTCAATATTTCAATATGATACCTGATAGTTAACCCTATCCCAAGTTCAGGAGTTAGTACACAGAACCAGATCAGTGTAATTCAAGAAGGGGTTTGTAGTTGGATGAACTATGGTGAAAATACACTGATATACTGgcaacagcaacaaaacaaacaTATGCCTGTACATGTGTTATTATATTGAATAAATAATATCTAATGCGATATAAAGACAACACTTTTCCCCATGAAAAAGTATTACTGCCTTTATCTTTTCTCCTCAGGGGGCTGGCTGCACTGCCCTGGTGGTTGCTGTAGTTGCCAGGAAGTCTGAGTTGACCAGAGCTGAGAAGCATGTTCACAACTTTATGATGGACACTCAGCTCTATAAACGAGTAAGTGGACATTAGAGGTCTTCATGGCTCCAAAATGTTGGGCCTGACCCGAACTGAACCCGTGGATTTATGACCCTAACCTGATACGTATCGGATAATCAAAATGTTTTATGAAGAGACATTACAAATAAAGACAATGCCCCCCAATCAGCAACCCAGTAAGCAAAATGTTGTCGGACATTGAAGCCACTTTAGTTTTCAGTTCTAAGTGAAAGTTTAAAAGATGTATTTTAAGACATTATCAAGGTGTTTTTTACAGATGTTGAAAAGACGACTCTGCCGGACCTCCTATTGACATCTAGTTTTAGTTGAAAAGACGACTCTGCCGAACCTCCTATTGACATCTAGTTTTAGTTGAAAAGACGACTCTGCCGAACCTCCTATTGACATCCAGTTTTAGTTGAAAAGACGACTCTGCCGAACCTCCTATTGACATCCAGTTTTAGTTGAAAAGACGACTCTGCCGAACCTCCTATTGACATCTAGTTTTAGTTGAAAAGACGTCTATTTTGGTTGTTGCTTCTACGGCAAAATATCAAAGAAGAAAACATTATGCCAAGTTATTATGTCCCAATAAAATAGCAAAATGGGGCAAAATGGAGATTAAAGTATCAATTACTCATGATTGTTTGTCACTTATGTCAGACTTTTCAAAAGCTTCAGAAATGGCAGTGATCATGTTTGAAGTTTACTGACACAACCAAAATAATATTTTAACTACAACAAGTCTTTAAAATCTGGACCAGTCATAGACTAGTATTATTGGgcaaatcaaggctggtccagacAAGGCTAAATCTGTGATGGTCACCGACTTGACAAAAGTGATCCGCTCAAACACGCCCAAGGTTAGGGTGGATCGACCAAATGTCAACCAATAATAAATGTCAATAGATGTCCTGCGTCAATCGGTGCTCACTGGGTTTGGCTGTCATGTCATTAACTGTAGGCCTGGATCATAATCATAACAACATTTGAATTGTACAGAATTTTGTGGAagaaatattttatatttatgaAAAATAGAACACACATATATCCTGCGTtcaaatggcacgttgtgttagctaatccaagtttataattttaaaaggctaattgatcattagaaaagccttttgcaattatgttagcacagctaaaaactgtagtgttaattaaagaagcaacaaaaaaactgtccttttttagactagttgagtatctggagcatcagcatttgtgggtttgagtacaggctcaaaatggccagaaacaaataactttcttcggAAACTcattagtctattcttgttctgagaaatgaaggctatgccatgcgagaaattgccaagaaactgaagatctggtacaacactgggtactactcccttcacagaacagcacaaactggctctaaccagaatagagcaagaggacaagtacattgagaaacagacgcttcacaagtcctcaattggcagcttcatttaatagtactcgcaaaacaccagtctcaacatcaacagtgaagaggcgactctgggatgctggccttctaggcagagttgcaaagaaaaagccatatctctgaCTGGCCAgtaaaaagaaaatattaagatgggcaaataacagacacagacatatggcCTTTTCTTTAAAAGGTTTATTGCCGACAAAGCGCGATCAGCTTGAATCCCGGCCCAAGTCCCACGCTACGGGCTGGATACCATCATAGgactgtaccaaaacatttatgtttTCTGGAATGTTCCCTACAGGTGAAAAACACAGCTGCCAATGTACTCAGAGAGACATGGCTTATCTACAAACACACCAAGTTAGTCAAGAAGATCGATCACGCCAGGGTACGCAAACATCAGCGCAAATTTCTGCAAGCCATTCACCAGTAAGTAGTGTGCCTTTTCAAACCATTGTTAAATAAATAGTTGATGTGCGTATATCTGTGAGTATGTTATGCAGCCCAACTTACCCCTTACCTTTGCCCTCCATAACTCCCTTCCACTTCACTTTCCCCTAGACTGCGCAGAGTCAAACTGGAACAGATGAAACTCACCGACCAGGCTAACACACTTGTGGATCTAGCCAAGGTGGACCTTCATGATCATCTTCATTATCATCATATttaatttatatatttatttctaAACACCGATCACAAGTTTGACATTGTTTTTGCGCCACAGACTCAGAACATGATGTACGACCTGGTGTCTGACCTGCAGCTGCGCAGCGAGGAGCTGGATAGGAGGATTGGTAGTTTGGACGACAAACTGGACTCCATCCTAGTCAATCTGCAGGCCCTACCCAGCCTGCTCTCCCAAGCGGTCACACAGCAGCACAAGGACTTCCTGGATGGCTTGGCCCACCGTGTACGGAAAGCCTCGTCGGAATCGGAGCTTCACTGGGTTCCCGCTAGGTGCCAACGGTCCCTTTCCACTGCACCACAGACCATTCCTTACAGCTGACAGCCTAGCCACATTTCCACAATTGTGACCTTAAATGGATTTATCCTGGATTGCCAGTCTGTGTACCTGGGCCATTCTTGAATAGCGGTGGCATTTAGGCATGGCATTTTAGGAAAAAGTTACTTTTTTGTGCAGTCCCCCCAAAAAGGGAAAAATGCTAGTCTTAATAAAATCCCATTACACCATCGTGCTAGGGTGGCTAATGCTGCTCCCGTATTAGCCACCCTAACTATTTCCCGCTACGTTACCTGCGTTGGGACACCAAAGACCAGACGACATAATTTGGCAAAACTTGGGGCTGTCGCATTAAATTCTAAACGATGCTTCAGATTTATACCCCGTGACGTATCTGGGTTTCCCCTTTTGTCTGTGTAACTGCCTGCATTATACCTGTCGAATCAGTGAGCTGCTTTTGTAGTAGTCATGAAACCACACCCGCTTTAGAAGTTTAGAACGAGAAACTgcaggctatatagaaataatgacaattacatttAAAATGATTAAATATCAAGGATTTATCAGACTAAATCGGTGTACATTACATCACACATTCCAGTGTTTGAACTTGTGACAGAAGCATGGAATTTCTACTCAGTTCATTCCATGGCAATGTCCGCGATAGATAACGTCAAGAGCCTCTTGTAGATTTGACAGGTCTAACATTACACATCTGACACCGCCTAAACAAAAGCAGTGAAAAGACACATATGCATTAGTCAGCTAAATGTGGGTTACCGCTGATCTGATTGCATCTTGGCCTAAGAGAGTACCaagagtcataatacccataaaaccttgtggtcaaacagggaaatggttccaaatgTTTTTTCCACCATTACATTTTTCCCCATAGTTGATTTGAGAAACACTTCAAATTAGGGTTGTGTTCCATGCAGGtttaccctggcgtgacattttgataaccatgtaaatctctctaggacaaggtgacatcCATATATTCGCCTGTATTTACCTCCCCAAAATTAAaagctaattagctgctaatgtggctattataaagaactacaaatgccataatgatctggacgagactgccgaatcgaggcaaaggtaagaatctctggactAACTATGTGATGTTtgctaaatgtagtaatgaataaataggctacatttctttaaaaatTGACAATCTGtaaactgtcttgtgcaagttttacaTTGGACAATATAGGGATTTGTAGTTTGcatgggaaaaatgaatgttggtaaaacaattggaaccattttcctgttagaccactaggttttatgggtattctGACACACTGTGGGGCTCTAGTATGGCCGGGATTCAATGCGATTGCGCTTTGTCAGCAACATACCTTTTAAAGGCGCATGTGTTCCTGCATTCATGGAATCCGCATCACGGAGGTATAAGAACAGTCTGCGTTCATGGTAGATGCTGCATATGTCCGCTCAATCGCAAACTACCTGTAAATGGCACATTGTCGACAAAGCGCGATTGGATTAAATCCCGGCCTAAATTATTTTGTTTTACTATAAAGTAGtcaaacatgtttttttgaaGACCACATTTATTGAAAAGACAATCAAAAGAAATCTAAAGAAATTAGAAACAATCCTTAGtaaagaaatatatataaattacAAGCAATCTACATCTctgcaacaaaaacaaaaacatttccagAGAAGAATCTTACTGAGGGTTGGGAGATTAGATTTTGTGGCAACAAACAAAGACAGAAAATTTGAATAAAATGTTAACCAACAGGCTTTGTTTTGCATTCAGTTAGGTATTAACTTTATTATAATTCTCTATACGTAACAAATACACACATTTCCCTGAGGAAACAATTCCACTGGAAGTTCTACAGACTCAGTGGCTGATATGTTCTAAATGCCTCAATGGTTCGTTTCAAACACTTAATAAAAAAAACAGGTGATTACAGATGTCAACAACTGGTATAATGTACCTTTTAAGAGCATAGAGTTTCAGCATACACTTCATTGCTATGATATAGCCGTATCTGGGTAAAATATCATTTATCAGAATAACAATTTGTAAGTTTTAGGGTTATCATTATTGATTCAAAGTTGAAGCATTAAGGTGCATGGTTATGACAGTTGAGAGAATCATTCCCCTAGCAGCAAAACAATCCTCTCTAGAGGAGAGGGGTTGTGATATCCACAGCAATGCACACTCTTCAGCCTGTACATTGTGATTTTACATACAGACTGTGTATAAAAACTCAAAGCATCATTTACATATTTTAGGTGCCAGGTGCTAGTGAAAACGAACATTCAACTAAAGATTGTCAGAATATTTCTGCCCAGAAACAATATTTGTCAAACTGAGGTGCcaatacaatgccttcagaaagtattcacacccatttactttttacacatttttgttgGAGTGGGAGTTTTTGGTCAACGATCCACACACAATACtcttgtcaaagtggaagaaaaatgatATATTTATGAAAAATAGAACACAAATATTTATTGATTTGATAAGtattcaatacatgttagaatcaccttcggcagcaattacagctgtgagtgttttggggtaagtctaagagctttgcatacctggcttgtacaatattagcctattatgccatttaaaattcttcaagctctgtcaaattggttgttgatgattgctggacagccattttcaagtcctgccatagattttcaagcag
This window encodes:
- the LOC139410117 gene encoding small conductance calcium-activated potassium channel protein 1-like, with amino-acid sequence MRLVLVKPTNATRRLDSTGDACNDQDPDHCNSRGQSLPDKAPEVMQYRYSGTALQPQMSIPEQSNNSISTSTSPPQATPNGVAPPRKSPPLKTTLSKLSNQDLLLFCSQVGGTLELQRESPLLAEWHGTTVGHPDADCGSVCYSPSTKHGSEVAGFQPQSKQGFLKDCLSTFSKKGTPPSLQYTHSYPQNSLVSSSSRFFRQKPSQEDPSTGTVNPEKDNFTSRCRGEDGLKEYNQWQQQTHNHFKIKEHNLPPVSTTEKTEPSLNIPLNGNESSKVRQLLVLSQSQDQQKLPLDTQHQWMLGNGLPSCCANECGVHCGSQQPYLNQQLQQHPQRQHCCDHLSILKCHQCSLYPSSSSPRGKNSFPATSDKSSAHSSSSSQRWPENHQLEGEGQRQGEQQVHPHTKKVGHVGSTPSLSKSSSPLPPDTVVTSAKYNGDVGRPLSSLGASPPNLSELDSARQEPLQTLHRSVLEEVFSKGLSEDNSKGNSEGGGDAPQKRTKDIGYRLGQRRALFGKRKQLSDYALIFGMFGIVVMVTETELSWGVYTKESSYSFALKCLVSLSTAVLLGLIVMYHAREIQLFMVDNAADDWRIAMTYERIFLVVLELLVCAIHPIPGQYIFTWTARLAFTYPHSLTNADVDLVLSIPMFLRLYLIGRVMLLHSKLFTDASSRSIGALNKINFNTRFVMKTLMTICPGTVLLVFSVSCWIIAAWTVRVCERYHDTQEVTNNFLGAMWLISITFLSIGYGDMVPHTYCGKGVCLLTGIMGAGCTALVVAVVARKSELTRAEKHVHNFMMDTQLYKRVKNTAANVLRETWLIYKHTKLVKKIDHARVRKHQRKFLQAIHQLRRVKLEQMKLTDQANTLVDLAKTQNMMYDLVSDLQLRSEELDRRIGSLDDKLDSILVNLQALPSLLSQAVTQQHKDFLDGLAHRVRKASSESELHWVPARCQRSLSTAPQTIPYS